One window of the Thermomicrobiales bacterium genome contains the following:
- a CDS encoding aminoglycoside phosphotransferase family protein → MSGTMHPDETPTDAALVARLVASQFPAWAGLPVEPVTSTGTDNALYRLGDDLVARLPRIGWAASQPERERRWLPALARHLPLPIPAPLAIGEPAAGYPWRWSIAPWLAGENATLDRIVAPHRFAVDLAGFVTALHAIDASDGPRSGGDNSSRGVPLAARDRETRAAIAELGDRIDGDAATAAWQVALDAPAWDGPPVWVHGDLQSGNLLVADGQLSAVIDFGCLGVGDPAVDLIVAWNLLPAGPRETFRATLAVDDATWARGQGWALSTALIALPYYWDSNPTLAGISRYTIGQVLRDTTSAR, encoded by the coding sequence ATGTCCGGCACGATGCATCCAGACGAGACGCCGACCGACGCCGCGCTCGTGGCGCGGCTCGTCGCGTCGCAGTTTCCCGCCTGGGCCGGCCTGCCGGTCGAGCCGGTGACGTCGACCGGGACGGACAACGCGCTCTACCGCCTCGGCGACGACCTGGTCGCGCGCCTGCCACGTATCGGCTGGGCCGCTTCGCAGCCGGAGAGGGAGCGCCGTTGGCTGCCAGCACTCGCGCGGCATCTCCCGCTGCCCATACCCGCACCACTCGCGATCGGAGAGCCAGCCGCGGGTTACCCATGGCGCTGGTCGATCGCCCCCTGGCTCGCTGGCGAGAACGCCACGTTGGACCGGATCGTCGCCCCCCACCGCTTCGCTGTCGACCTCGCCGGATTCGTCACCGCTCTACACGCGATTGACGCCAGCGACGGCCCCAGGTCGGGCGGCGACAACTCGTCGCGGGGCGTGCCGCTGGCCGCACGCGATCGCGAGACGCGCGCAGCGATCGCAGAGCTGGGCGACCGGATCGACGGCGACGCAGCGACGGCGGCATGGCAGGTGGCGCTCGACGCGCCCGCATGGGATGGGCCACCTGTCTGGGTCCACGGCGACCTGCAATCGGGCAACTTGCTGGTGGCCGATGGTCAGCTCAGCGCCGTAATCGACTTCGGCTGCCTCGGGGTTGGCGATCCGGCGGTCGATCTGATCGTCGCCTGGAATCTCCTCCCGGCCGGCCCACGCGAGACGTTTCGCGCCACGCTGGCGGTCGACGACGCCACCTGGGCGCGCGGCCAAGGCTGGGCGCTCTCGACCGCGCTGATCGCCCTGCCCTACTACTGGGACTCGAACCCGACGCTGGCGGGGATCTCCCGCTACACGATCGGCCAGGTGCTGAGGGATACAACGTCAGCGAGGTGA